In the Gossypium arboreum isolate Shixiya-1 chromosome 10, ASM2569848v2, whole genome shotgun sequence genome, one interval contains:
- the LOC108488340 gene encoding coatomer subunit beta'-2-like — protein sequence MPLRLEIKRKLAQRSERVKSVDLHPTEPWILASLYSGTVCIWNYQSQTMAKSFEVTELPVRSAKFVARKQWVVAGADDMFIRVYNYNTMDKVKVFEAHTDYIRCVAVHPTLPYVLSSSDDMLIKLWDWDKGWVCTQIFEGHSHYVMQVTFNPKDTNTFASASLDRTIKIWNLGSPDPNFTLDAHQKGVNCVDYFTGGDKPYLITGSDDHTAKVWDYQTKSCVQTLEGHTHNVSAVCFHPDVPIIITGSEDGTVRIWHATTYRLENTLNYGLERVWAIGYMKGSRRIVIGYDEGTIMVKIGREVPVASMDNSGKIIWAKQNEIQTVNIKSVGADFEGSDGERLPLAVKELGTCDLYPQSLKHNPNGRFVVVCGDGEYIIYTALAWRNRSFGSALECVWSADGEYAVRESTSKIKIFSKSFQEKRSVRPTFSAERIFGGTLLAMCSNDFICFYDWAECRLIRRIDVTVKNLYWADSGDLVAIASETSFYILKYNRDVVQSYLDSGRPVDEEGVEDAFELLHETNERVRTGIWVGDCFIYNNSSWRLNYCVGGEVTTMFHLDRPMYLLGYLASQSRVYLIDKEFNVMGYTLLLSLIEYKTLVMRGELERANEILPSIPKEHHNSVAHFLESRGMVEDALEVATDPDYRFELAIQLGKLEIAKEIAAEVQSESKWKQLGKLALSTGKLAMAEECMKHAMDLSGLLLLYSSLGDAEGLSRLASLSKEQGKNNVAFLCLFMLGKLEDCLQLLVESNRIPEAALMARSYLPSKVSEIVTIWRKDLNKVNPKAAESLADPGEYPNLFEDWELSLSVESKVAETRGVYPPASGYLNHADTSQMTLVEAFRNMQVEDEEPLENGDLYHESAEPNGCNQISEQNGEEGSQEEAVVVDADSNDGAVLVNGNEPEEEWVLTPDH from the exons ACCATGGCTAAGTCATTTGAAGTCACTGAGTTGCCAG TTAGGTCAGCCAAGTTTGTTGCACGCAAACAATGGGTTGTTGCTGGAGCTGATGACATGTTTATTCGAGTATACAATTACAACACAATGGATAAGGTCAAAGTATTTGAGGCACACACCGATTACATTAGATGTGTCGCTGTCCATCCTACTCTTCCTTATGTGTTGTCATCATCTGATGATATGCTCATAAAGCTTTGGGATTGGGATAAGGGTTGGGTGTGTACTCAGATATTTGAGGGACATTCCCATTATGTCATGCAAGTGACCTTTAATCCGAAGGACACTAATACTTTTGCTAGTGCATCTCTTGACCGTACTATAAAG ATTTGGAACCTTGGCTCCCCTGACCCAAATTTTACTCTGGATGCCCATCAGAAAGGTGTAAATTGTGTTGATTACTTTACAGGAGGTGATAAGCCCTATCTGATCACTGGTTCTGATGACCACACTGCTAAG GTATGGGACTACCAGACAAAGAGTTGTGTTCAGACATTGGAAGGCCACACGCACAATGTTTCTGCTGTTTGTTTCCATCCTGACGTTCCCATTATTATCACTGGTTCTGAGGATGGGACAGTTCGTATCTGGCATGCTACTACTTATAG GCTAGAAAATACATTGAATTATGGTCTTGAGAGAGTTTGGGCAATCGGATATATGAAAGGTTCACGGAG GATTGTGATTGGGTATGACGAAGGAACTATTATGGTGAAAATTGGCCGTGAAGTCCCTGTAGCAAGTATGGACAACAGTGGGAAAATCATATGGGCTAAGCAAAATGAAATTCAAACTGTGAATATTAAGAGTGTAGGAGCAGATTTTGAG GGTTCTGATGGAGAAAGATTGCCCTTAGCTGTTAAGGAATTGGGGACCTGTGATCTGTACCCTCAA AGCTTAAAGCATAACCCAAATGGGAGGTTTGTTGTTGTATGTGGAGATGGTGAGTACATTATATATACTGCTTTGGCTTGGAGAAATAGGTCATTTGGTTCTGCATTAGAATGTGTTTGGTCAGCTGATGGTGAGTATGCTGTTAGAGAAAGCACATCAAAGATTAAGATTTTCAGCAAAAGTTTCCAG GAAAAGAGGAGTGTCCGGCCAACCTTCTCTGCTGAGCGTATTTTTGGGGGTACTCTACTGGCAATGTGCTCCAatgattttatttgtttttacgATTGGGCTGAATGCAGGTTGATTCGTCGAATTGATGTTACTGTGAAA AATCTCTACTGGGCTGATAGTGGTGACTTGGTGGCAATCGCGAGTGAGACATCTTTTTATATCCTGAAGTACAAT CGAGATGTAGTTCAATCTTACTTGGATAGTGGAAGACCGGTTGATGAAGAAGGAGTTGAGGATGCATTTGAACTACTTCATGAAACCAATGAACGTGTCAGGACCGGCATTTGGGTTGGGGACTGTTTCATTTACAACAACTCTTCTTGGAGGCTTAATTACTGTGTCGGTGGAGAG GTAACGACAATGTTTCATTTGGATCGTCCAATGTACTTGTTGGGATATCTTGCAAGCCAAAGTCGGGTATATCTGATAGACAAAGAGTTCAA TGTTATGGGATACACGTTACTTCTCAGCCTGATTGAGTACAAGACTCTTGTGATGCGTGGAGAGTTGGAAAGGGCCAATGAAATTTTACCTTCTATTCCCAAAGAGCACCATAATAG TGTGGCTCATTTCCTGGAATCACGAGGCATGGTAGAGGATGCACTAGAAGTAGCTACAGACCCTGATTACAGATTTGAGCTTGCCATACAGCTTGGTAAACTAGAGATTGCTAAG GAAATTGCCGCAGAAGTTCAGAGTGAGTCTAAATGGAAACAGTTGGGAAAATTGGCTTTGTCCACTGGAAAG CTAGCAATGGCTGAGGAATGCATGAAGCATGCAATGGACCTGAGTGGCTTATTGCTCCTTTATTCCTCTTTGGGAGATGCAGAAGGATTATCAAGACTGGCATCCCTTTCCAAAGAGCAGGGGAAGAACAATGTTGCTTTCCTTTGTTTATTCATGTTGGGTAAATTGGAGGATTGCCTTCAGCTTTTAGTGGAAAG CAATCGGATACCAGAGGCTGCTCTTATGGCTCGATCTTATCTTCCAAGCAAGGTTTCAGAGATAGTGACAATTTGGAGAAAAGACCTCAACAAG GTTAATCCCAAAGCTGCTGAATCTTTGGCCGATCCTGGAGAGTATCCTAACTTGTTTGAGGATTGGGAGCTTTCTCTTTCTGTTGAGTCTAAAGTGGCAGAAACAAG GGGTGTTTATCCTCCTGCATCGGGCTATTTGAACCATGCTGATACATCGCAGATGACACTTGTGGAAGCTTTCAGAAACATGCAAGTAGAGGATGAGGAGCCACTTGAAAATGGTGATCTTTATCATGAG TCTGCAGAACCAAATGGATGTAATCAGATTTCAGAGCAGAATGGAGAAGAGGGTAGCCAAGAGGAGGCTGTTGTTGTGGATGCTGATTCTAATGATGGAGCAGTACTTGTCAATGGTAACGAGCCTGAAGAAGAGTGGG TGCTAACACCAGACCACTAG